In the Melitaea cinxia chromosome 28, ilMelCinx1.1, whole genome shotgun sequence genome, one interval contains:
- the LOC123667625 gene encoding lysosome-associated membrane glycoprotein 1 — protein sequence MIYINIICIILVVCSVQSLQLESQTSTKRPRFTKYSRTTAFPGGSTEPATERSLMTATYRLYGSGGETCILFTVDALLDISYVTKLNERADANTFVPNNANVGGACKESDMETLTLSFKEFSLEMAFAKTPGGERWYADSIRLTYNSSSRILEHAAKQGRRVTLSTGPRALLFPTPVGKSFSCPEETVIDLAEEQPNNPTIAHRGKLYLRQMRLQAFMFKRDGEFGPPWHCTDSARARSETAPVAVGAALAIATAGTLMGYAIWRYLKVKKVQYDTME from the exons atgatatatataaatataatttgcatca TACTGGTGGTCTGTTCGGTGCAGAGTCTTCAGTTAGAGAGCCAGACATCGACGAAGAGACCGAGATTCACCAAGTATAGCAGAACGACGGCCTTCCCTGGCGGGTCAACG GAACCAGCTACAGAGCGCAGCCTAATGACAGCAACGTATCGTCTGTACGGCAGCGGTGGTGAAACTTGCATACTGTTTACTGTTGACGCCTTGCTCGACATATCGTATGTGACGAAGCTGAATGAAAGAGCG GATGCAAACACGTTTGTTCCAAATAACGCGAATGTTGGCGGTGCGTGTAAAGAGAGTGACATGGAAACTTTGACACTTTCCTTTAAGGAGTTCTCCTTAGAAATGGCCTTTGCAAAG ACACCAGGCGGCGAGCGTTGGTACGCGGACAGCATAAGACTAACATACAATTCAAGTTCGAGAATCTTGGAGCATGCAGCAAAGCAAGGACGAAGGGTCACCCTCTCTACTGGACCAAGAGCCCTGTTATTCCCCACTCCTGTAGGCAAATCCTTCTCCTGTCCTGAGGAAACTGTAATCGATTTAGCTGAGGAACAACCTAA CAACCCAACAATCGCGCACCGAGGTAAATTATACTTACGTCAAATGCGTTTACAGGCGTTTATGTTTAAACGCGACGGTGAGTTCGGTCCGCCGTGGCACTGTACCGATTCCGCGCGCGCTCGTTCCGAAACTGCCCCCGTCGCGGTGGGGGCAGCACTGGCTATCGCGACCGCGGGGACCCTTATGGGTTACGCCATTTGGCGTTACTTGAAAGTAAAGAAAGTACAGTATGATACGATGGAATGA